In Cydia amplana chromosome 2, ilCydAmpl1.1, whole genome shotgun sequence, the following proteins share a genomic window:
- the LOC134659768 gene encoding uncharacterized protein LOC134659768 isoform X2, translating to MYLKISYILQFCCFYFIRVHGTKAIDMDYFLSFLRNSNCSTKEGLQYCKETCRGVAVLCHKGECYCHQSVVDTISSPNVVASVDLTIAPKAPIPPKNEVQINISPQMVQKSDEDIPVQISPSRRHQIAHFCPSLDVARKCIRKCIGLGKAAFCGKDHQCYCGHKYSSHDSPDKQDALEVYKEFSDMYAKYFGNAEHDTGSDENYDEYLKNKKLSNKVHSQNQA from the exons ATGTATTTGAAAATAAGTTATATTTTACAATTCTGTTGCTTTTATTTTATACGAGTACATGGAACAAAAGCAA TTGACATGGACTACTTTTTGAGCTTTCTTCGCAACTCTAACTGCTCTACCAAAGAAGGACTACAATACTGCAAAGAAACATGCCGTGGGGTAGCCGTACTGTGTCATAAGGGGGAGTGTTACTGTCATCAAAGTGTCGTAGATACTATAAGCTCGCCAAATGTAGTGGCAAGTGTAG ATCTGACGATAGCGCCGAAAGCACCAATTCCTCCGAAAAACGAAgttcaaataaatatatctcCACAAATGGTCCAAAAAAGCGATGAAGATATACcag tccAAATTTCTCCATCTCGGAGACATCAAATAGCCCACTTCTGCCCTAGTCTTGACGTAGCTAGAAAGTGTATCAGGAAGTGCATAGGGCTCGGCAAGGCTGCGTTCTGCGGAAAGGACCACCAATGTTACTGTGGCCACAAATATTCATCCCACGATTCACCGGACAAACAAGATGCATTGGAAGTCTATAAGGAGTTCTCAGACATGTACGCAAAATACTTTGGAAATGCTGAACATGACACGGGAAGTGATGAGAATTACgatgagtacttaaaaaataaaaaattgtcgAATAAGGTTCATTCACAAAATCAGGCTTAA
- the LOC134659768 gene encoding uncharacterized protein LOC134659768 isoform X1: MYLKISYILQFCCFYFIRVHGTKAIDMDYFLSFLRNSNCSTKEGLQYCKETCRGVAVLCHKGECYCHQSVVDTISSPNVVASVADLTIAPKAPIPPKNEVQINISPQMVQKSDEDIPVQISPSRRHQIAHFCPSLDVARKCIRKCIGLGKAAFCGKDHQCYCGHKYSSHDSPDKQDALEVYKEFSDMYAKYFGNAEHDTGSDENYDEYLKNKKLSNKVHSQNQA; encoded by the exons ATGTATTTGAAAATAAGTTATATTTTACAATTCTGTTGCTTTTATTTTATACGAGTACATGGAACAAAAGCAA TTGACATGGACTACTTTTTGAGCTTTCTTCGCAACTCTAACTGCTCTACCAAAGAAGGACTACAATACTGCAAAGAAACATGCCGTGGGGTAGCCGTACTGTGTCATAAGGGGGAGTGTTACTGTCATCAAAGTGTCGTAGATACTATAAGCTCGCCAAATGTAGTGGCAAGTGTAG CAGATCTGACGATAGCGCCGAAAGCACCAATTCCTCCGAAAAACGAAgttcaaataaatatatctcCACAAATGGTCCAAAAAAGCGATGAAGATATACcag tccAAATTTCTCCATCTCGGAGACATCAAATAGCCCACTTCTGCCCTAGTCTTGACGTAGCTAGAAAGTGTATCAGGAAGTGCATAGGGCTCGGCAAGGCTGCGTTCTGCGGAAAGGACCACCAATGTTACTGTGGCCACAAATATTCATCCCACGATTCACCGGACAAACAAGATGCATTGGAAGTCTATAAGGAGTTCTCAGACATGTACGCAAAATACTTTGGAAATGCTGAACATGACACGGGAAGTGATGAGAATTACgatgagtacttaaaaaataaaaaattgtcgAATAAGGTTCATTCACAAAATCAGGCTTAA